In a genomic window of Telopea speciosissima isolate NSW1024214 ecotype Mountain lineage chromosome 5, Tspe_v1, whole genome shotgun sequence:
- the LOC122661164 gene encoding putative clathrin assembly protein At5g57200: MGTLQSWRKAYGALKDTTMVGLAKVNSEYKDLDIAIVKATNHVECPPKERHVRKIFSATSVAQPRADVAYCIHALARRLAKTRNWIVALKTLIVIHRTLREGDPTFREELLNYSHRGHVLQISNFKDDSSPLAWDCSAWVRSYALFLEERLECFRILRYDIEAERMSKFSHGGNKGHSRTRVLGSEELLEQLPALQQLLYRLVGCQPEGAAFSNYLIQYALALVLKESFKIYCAINDGIINLVDVFFDMSRHDAVKALNTYKRAGQQAENLAYFYEFCKGLDLARNFQFPTLRQPPPSFLATMEEYIREAPRIGSVSNKRLEYNDKNEVQQKQEPEPEKIEEPVEEVDAEDKKPIKEPEEEPQPENEVESPIVESAPDTGDLLGLNEIHPKAAELEESNAMALAIIPSKGDLSSTNGLAMIEASGSGWELALVTTSTNNTSHTTESKLAGGFDKLLLDSLYEDDTARRQLQLQNAGYGVGGINAPQQNEGYGVGFGVHSQFNPQDPFSMSNSVAPPTNVQMALMTQQQQQQQMMLQQQHHQQQMMVPYQYNPQYPQQPMQQMESTNPFGDPFFGPSQSLPPQQGHHSLI; this comes from the exons ATGGGAACGCTTCAGAGCTGGCGTAAAGCCTATGGAGCACTCAAGGATACCACAATGGTCGGCCTGGCCAAGGTCAACAGCGAATACAAG GATTTGGATATTGCTATTGTCAAGGCTACGAATCATGTCGAATGCCCTCCTAAGGAACGGCACGTTAGAA AAATATTTTCTGCTACCTCTGTTGCCCAACCCCGGGCTGATGTTGCTTACTGCATTCATGCACTTGCGAGAAGATTGGCCAAGACGCGTAACTGGATT GTTGCTTTGAAGACATTGATAGTTATTCATAGAACATTGAGAGAGGGTGATCCGACCTTCAGGGAGGAGCTGTTAAACTACTCACACAGAGGACATGTACTTCAAATATCGAATTTCAAGGATGACTCTAGCCCCCTTG CTTGGGATTGCTCTGCATGGGTCCGTTCATATGCACTTTTTCTGGAGGAACGGCTTGagtgttttaggattttgaggtATGATATTGAAGCAGAACGTATGAGTAAATTCTCACATGGTGGAAACAAG GGACATAGCAGGACAAGAGTTTTAGGTAGCGAAGAACTGTTGGAGCAGTTGCCTGCCTTACAGCAGCTGCTATATCGCCTGGTCGGTTGCCAG CCTGAGGGAGCAGCTTTTAGCAACTACCTTATACAGTATGCTTTGGCTCTG GTACTGAAAGAGAGCTTTAAAATATATTGTGCCATCAATGATGGAATTATCAATCTTGTGGATGTG TTCTTTGACATGTCAAGACATGATGCGGTAAAAGCTCTCAATACCTACAAACGAGCAGGGCAACAG GCTGAAAATCTTGCTTATTTTTATGAATTCTGCAAAGGGTTGGATCTTGCTAGGAACTTTCAGTTTCCAACTTTGAGACAG CCACCTCCATCCTTTCTTGCAACAATGGAGGAATACATAAGAGAAGCACCTCGCATAGGTTCTGTTTCAAATAAGAGACTG GAGTATAATGATAAAAATGAAGTGCAGCAGAAACAGGAACCTGAGCCTGAGAAAATTGAAGAACCTGTTGAAGAAGTTGATGCTGAGGATAAAAAACCAATTAAAGAACCAGAAGAGGAACCCCAGCCTGAGAATGAGGTTGAATCTCCCATAGTGGAATCTGCTCCAGATACTGGAGATTTGCTC gGTTTGAATGAGATACACCCTAAAGCTGCAGAGCTAGAGGAAAGCAATGCAATGGCTCTGGCAATCATACCATCTA AGGGTGATCTATCTTCAACAAATGGGTTGGCAATGATTGAAGCTAGTGGTTCAGGATGGGAACTAGCCCTTGTGACGACTTCAACCAACAATACCAGCCACACAACAGAAAGCAAATTG GCTGGTGGGTTTGACAAGCTCTTGCTTGATAGCTTGTATGAGGATGACACAGCCAGGAGACAACTACAACTACAGAATGCAGGCTATGGAGTTGGCGGCATAAATGCGCCGCAACAGAATGAAGGCTACGGAGTTGGTTTCGGTGTTCATAGCCAGTTCAATCCACAAGATCCATTTTCAATGTCCAATAGCGTCGCACCCCCAACTAATGTACAGATGGCCCTAATGactcagcagcagcagcaacaacagatGATGCTGCAACAACAACACCATCAACAACAAATGATGGTACCCTACCAATATAACCCCCAGTATCCACAGCAACCAATGCAGCAAATGGAATCAACCAACCCATTTGGAGATCCATTTTTCGGCCCCTCACAAAGTTTACCTCCACAGCAAGGACACCATAGCTTAATATAG
- the LOC122662987 gene encoding uncharacterized mitochondrial protein AtMg00810-like: MDPNHKFGSDDGEGLKDVHSYRSLIGNLLYLIVTRLDISYASGVLSQFMQSPCKSHWDAAIRILRYLKGGPGKGLIYRPNKHMELVAYSNADWVGSASDRRSTTGYCTFVGGNLVT, translated from the coding sequence atggatcctaatcacAAGTTTGGCTCTGATGATGGTGAGGGTCTAAAGGATGTTCATTCCTACAGAAGCTTGATTGGGAACTTGTTGTATTTGATAGTCACTAGGCTAGATATTTCTTATGCTAGTGGAGTtctcagccagtttatgcaatctccttgtaagtctcattgggatgcagccATTCGGATTCTTCGATATTTGAAGGGGGGCCCTGGGAAGGGGTTGATTTATCGACCTAATAAGCATATGGAGCTTGTTGCCTACTCTAATGCAGATTGGGTAGGTTCAGCTAGTGACCGTAGATCTACTACTGGATATTGCACGTTCGTTGGGGGAAATCTAGTAACATAG